One window from the genome of Mugil cephalus isolate CIBA_MC_2020 chromosome 23, CIBA_Mcephalus_1.1, whole genome shotgun sequence encodes:
- the LOC125000875 gene encoding fidgetin-like, whose protein sequence is MISSSSVYGLKMQWTPEHSQWAEQHFDISSTTRSPAHKAEAYRAVPGHLQRSASYQYAWANDDISALTASNLLKKYAEKYSGILEMPGSYPEAAGVMNGRKGESEPWQDGVYPMSCIPEGVSVRKGGVAAASEVVSGMCSSPGLASSTLSEPSYSSSSCGSHTATSLHSSSMASQEYGPAYSGSYLHSSYSSQSAPAPALPSPLHSSGLLQPPPPPPSHPTLVPAYNGGSPNLSSYNYPPAGYPAQSSVGPGYSPGGAPPPSSYLPSGIAAPTPLPPSSALPGYPYQSHNLTPIAPTPLNSSSSNSLKRKAFYMTGQGEIDSSYGNFGYSQTRSSAESPMYRIADSSSANGGSNSAGGGGFDRSAEKSSLPFNPQKQSTMPSEQQQQRKYSSQATGGPLTPPTYVSSTLGGSRSADSLASFTSPSLGEQVAEDHRLHLSHSAPGPTSSSSTSSSRHAEEQLKASDPHLLDMVSSEIVQQGPPVDWSDIAGLELAKATLKEEVLWPILRPDMFSSLGPAPRCVLLFGPRGSGRTLLGRCLASQLGAPFLQLSGSTLATKWLADGEKIIRTSFLVARCRQPSVLFISEVDMLLSAHLSEESPINRLKGELLSQLDSLLMGSGEDGGNQMLVVCSTSRPQDMDEGLRRYFARRVLVPLPESGARHQIMNQLLAQSQHKYCLSEEELALLVQRTEGFSGLDLARLCQEALVGLLHVSAQGMDMTGMMPRGQIRPLTYQDIESVFCKFQSSISQKEIDTYTEWNKMFGCSQ, encoded by the coding sequence GCTTAAAGATGCAGTGGACCCCCGAGCACAGCCAGTGGGCCGAACAGCACTTcgacatctcctccaccacgcGCTCCCCAGCCCACAAGGCCGAGGCCTACAGGGCGGTGCCCGGCCACCTGCAGCGCTCCGCCTCCTACCAGTACGCCTGGGCCAACGACGACATCTCGGCCCTGACCGCCTCCAACCTGCTCAAGAAGTATGCAGAGAAGTACTCGGGCATTCTGGAGATGCCGGGCTCGTACCCCGAGGCGGCGGGGGTGATGAACGGGCGGAAGGGCGAATCGGAGCCCTGGCAGGACGGCGTCTACCCCATGAGCTGCATCCCAGAGGGGGTTTCGGTCAGGAAGGGAGGGGTGGCGGCGGCGTCGGAGGTGGTGTCCGGCATGTGCAGCTCCCCGGGCCTGGCGTCCAGCACCCTGAGCGAGCCCAGctactccagcagcagctgtgggAGCCACACGGCCACCTCCCTACACTCCTCCTCCATGGCCTCTCAGGAATACGGCCCCGCGTACAGCGGCTCCTACCTGCACAGTAGTTACAGTTCCCAGTCCGCCCCCGCCCCAGCACTTCCCTCCCCCCTGCACAGCTCCGGGCTCCTGCAGCCGCCCCCTCCTCCGCCCTCCCACCCCACTTTAGTCCCCGCTTACAATGGCGGCTCCCCCAACTTGTCGAGTTATAATTACCCCCCAGCAGGCTACCCGGCTCAGAGCTCAGTCGGGCCAGGATACAGCCCTGGGGGGGCACCCCCTCCCTCTTCGTACCTCCCCTCGGGCATTGCTGCACCCACGCCACTTCCCCCCTCTTCCGCTTTACCTGGATACCCATACCAGAGCCACAACCTGACCCCAATTGCACCCACACCTCTCAACAGTAGCTCCTCCAACTCGCTGAAGAGGAAAGCCTTCTACATGACAGGCCAAGGAGAGATAGACTCGTCTTACGGTAACTTTGGCTATAGCCAGACGCGGAGCTCCGCTGAGAGCCCCATGTACAGGATAGCAGACAGCAGCAGCGCAAATGGAGGCTCCAACAGTGCCGGCGGTGGTGGATTCGACAGGAGTGCTGAAAAGTCATCGTTACCTTTTAATCCTCAGAAACAGTCAACGATGCCgtccgagcagcagcagcagaggaagtaCAGCAGCCAGGCAACAGGTGGGCCACTGACTCCACCGACCTACGTCTCCTCCACCCTGGGGGGCTCCCGCTCGGCAGACTCTCTAGCCAGCttcacctccccctccctcgGTGAGCAAGTCGCCGAGGATCACCGTCTCCACCTCTCCCACTCAGCACCGGGGcctacctcctcctcatccacctcctcctcacgaCACGCTGAAGAGCAGCTTAAAGCCAGTGACCCTCACCTCCTGGACATGGTTTCCTCTGAAATCGTTCAGCAGGGCCCCCCGGTGGATTGGAGTGACATTGCAGGTCTAGAACTGGCCAAAGCCACCCTGAAGGAGGAGGTCCTGTGGCCAATTTTGCGTCCAGATATGTTCAGCAGTTTGGGACCGGCCCCGCGTTGCGTGTTGCTGTTTGGCCCCAGGGGCAGTGGCAGGACGTTGCTGGGCCGCTGCCTGGCCAGTCAGCTGGGGGCGCCGTTCCTCCAACTCAGTGGTTCCACATTGGCCACCAAGTGGCTGGCAGATGGAGAAAAAATCATCCGAACTTCATTCCTGGTGGCGCGCTGCCGTCAGCCCTCGGTACTGTTCATTAGCGAGGTGGACATGCTCCTGTCGGCCCACCTCAGCGAGGAGAGCCCCATCAATCGGCTGAAGGGCGAGCTGCTTTCCCAACTGGACTCGCTTCTTATGGGCTCAGGCGAGGACGGAGGCAACCAAATGTTGGTGGTTTGCTCCACGAGCAGACCCCAGGACATGGACGAAGGGCTGCGAAGGTACTTTGCTAGGAGGGTCCTGGTGCCCCTGCCAGAGAGCGGAGCCCGACACCAGATCATGAACCAGCTCCTGGCCCAGTCTCAGCACAAATACTGCTTGAGCGAAGAGGAGCTGGCGCTGCTGGTCCAGCGTACCGAGGGTTTCTCCGGACTGGATCTGGCCAGACTATGCCAGGAGGCCCTTGTTGGTCTGTTACATGTCTCTGCACAGGGCATGGACATGACGGGTATGATGCCCCGGGGACAGATCAGACCCCTCACCTACCAGGACATTGAGAGTGTCTTTTGTAAATTCCAGTCCAGTATATCGCAGAAAGAGATTGACACTTACACTGAGTGGAACAAAATGTTCGGCTGCAGTCAGTGA